From one Rhopalosiphum padi isolate XX-2018 chromosome 2, ASM2088224v1, whole genome shotgun sequence genomic stretch:
- the LOC132920519 gene encoding muscle-specific protein 20 — MSLERAVRAKLASKRDPQQEKEAQEWMEAVLGYKFPKGFPLEEYIKDGQVLCKLINTISPGSVTKYNTTGGQFKMMENINIFQKAIKAYGVADIDVFQTVDLWECKDFSQVIMTLYALGRETYRHAEWKGPYLGPKPSEEAKREFSEETLKAGQTIIGLQAGQNKGATQAGQNIGAGRKIIIGK, encoded by the exons ATGTCTTTGGAACGTGCCGTTCGCGCTAAA CTCGCTTCCAAGCGAGACCCCCAACAAGAAAAGGAAGCCCAGGAATGGATGGAAGCAGTGTTGGGATATAAATTCCCCAAAGGTTTTCCATTGGAAGAATACATCAAAGATGGCCAAGTACTGTGCAAACTCATCAACACCATTAGCCCCGGAAGTGTAACCAAATACAACACTACCGGTGGACAATTCAAAATGATGGAAAACATTAACAT TTTCCAAAAGGCCATCAAAGCATACGGAGTCGCCGACATTGACGTTTTTCAGACCGTCGACCTGTGGGAGTGCAAGGACTTCTCCCAAGTCATAATGACGTTGTACGCTCTGGGCCGTGAG ACGTACAGACACGCGGAATGGAAAGGACCTTACTTGGGACCAAAACCTTCCGAGGAAGCTAAACGTGAATTCTCCGAGGAAACACTTAAGGCCGGTCAAACCATCATCGGGTTACAGGCTGGACAAAACAAGGGCGCCACGCAAGCGGGCCAAAACATTGGCGCTGGCAGGAAGATCATCATCGGCAAATAA